The window TGAACAGGTTAATAAAACTTTTAAGGCTAAATGCCCTATTCCAATTTCTTTCCAAAGTTCCATTTGATTTCCTGGACATTCCCAGCAATGATACAAAGACCATGCTTTAGTTAAACAGTATTCATTGCAATAAAAGGTATTTAAACATGTTGTACACCTGAATTAATATAATGCCATAAATCTTTTGTACtgtggaaaaaatatttaatatcaaaGTGAACATACTACTTACGGAACAGGAATGTCTGTGTTTGAGCAATTACAATGTGGACAAAGATTATATGTGTCATGACTTAGTAACACAAAACTTACAGGTTTTTCCAGAAAAAGAATATCACCTTTTTTAATAGATTTATTTGCTATTACGTGTCTTCCTGATTCCTGGCTGTATATTCTATCTATAGCTACAGATGCATTAGGGAAATTAGTATTTTCTTCAAACATAATGTGGGATTTTAATTTTAACAAATCATCAGTATCTTGTACAGAATTTTGTACAATATTTTGTTGAAATGACTCAGCAACtgttatattatttatctttttttcaATACTATCTAGaagttaataaaatatttgattataaagaaattattataaatttgtaaTCATAGTCATTTACTATATACCTTTCATAGAAGGTGCAATATAATCAGAATCATGAATCATTGTCTGTATCTTAGAAAGTGTTTCTTTAGCTAATTGCTGTTTGCCTAATTTCAAATAACACTGTGCTGTGCGTAAATACAATTTATACTGCAACTGTTTAGGATAATTTAACTTAGTTGCTAGTTCAATATCTTTTATGCAATCCTTCTTATCATCACATTGTATTAACCATGTATAAAATGCACataaaaacaaaattgtaacataatattaaaatatattatatattggtatatatttttaaagtattatttattttttactcacatgatatctatttaaataaaataacgaagCAGATCTATTCGCGATTGCAACTGCCAATTCACAACTATTTACAGGAGCATACAATGCACATTTTGTGTATAATTCTATGCTTTTAATATAGTTTTTTTCCTGAAATTCTTTATTACccattttcttgaaaatttgtGCTTTGGAAACAGATTTACATTCTTTTCTGTCATAATGATCTTCCAACCATAAATACACAAGTTTCCTAAacatcaaataaaataaaattttagatagtaaaatgtaataatataaattaaacaataataataaataaaaaataataacaagTAATATAGatttacaaaaaatattaattattctttatgATAAATTTTGTTACTTACTTCATATTTTGATCATTCCATAAAATTGACATAAGTTCATCTTCAcgttttacttttttctttaaaaCAGGTTTTAATTGATGTGTAAGAATTTCTAATACTTTTAGCCATTCCATTTTAAATACATCGAACAAGATATTAAATCAGAATTTTaggttattttatttttcacaaATCTTTAAAATGCTAATATACTTCATACACTTTTATTATCTATGTTATATTAAACAATACATTATATGATTCATCTATAATTTATACATCGAAAAAACaacatatttttacgttatatacatataaatttctattctttataTTAACTGTAATGTATATAGGGACAACATTGTAATCGCGAATATTGTCATTTGTATCAATTTTGACAGaatgtatatgcatatacatatatatatttatcgaaTATTATATGGTGATTTATtatgaataaaaatttcaaaattattatgatacatatatgtaattattttgCCAACTTATGTATAAACTTATATTACGAAAAATACTTtagtacaaaaatatatgtacatatatttaaggtaataaaatgattatacctttcaataaataaataatttataaaatgtatatatttattttgtttttgaTAATCTATTTTGTTTTTAAGTCTTACAAGAAGCAAATGTTTATCTACATAATTATTTAAGaacataatttttcaaattatttttaaattaaacaattattaggtacataattttgtaatattagaAAACAAATAAAAGTAGCGATCTGTCTTTTTACTAAAACTTTAATATGTACAAAGAGCAGtttaaattacatatttaatataagACGCCTTTTGACGCAAGAAGGTTTCATTTTTTCATAATTATGttgacaaataaataataaatataaataatataatattatttacaaataataataaaataattactgtTTGTCATAAGAAGTGTGATACAATAGATTTAGTCATAGATTCGGTtagtaaaaatattaagaaaaatgttgaattaattttaaatttagaataaattaaCCAAAATTCCTAATTCACATTAACTAAATTTTCTATAGATAGTCAAGTGTAATAATTTGAagataagaataaaataatatatctttatttctgcacataaaaatattacgttgttcgaatcagaaatattttcattaacaATAATAAAACAGAAGGTGAGAGTAGAGACCGCTAATAATGATGCATCTTCGGTTATTGCACATTTCGAGTGTTCTATACGGaaaatatgacgaataacggTATAAAAACGCAAGTATATACATACACTTTGGTTGAGACTTTGTGCATCAATTTTAGGACGAAACAGAATCAAATGCAAAATCATAATTCGAATCGATCGATGTTCGCAATTGTATGTTCGAATTGCTCCTTAACGTGCACTATTATTAAAACAAATCTGATATGAAATCATCATCGGCATAGTCACTGTAATCATCTGCTCCAGGAGGTACGAAAATCCCTCCGAGCACACCGGACAAATTTTCACCGAGACCCATCGCCGATGCAACTCCAAACACAAGTCTCATCACGAGTAATCTCATGAAGTTCACTACGTTCGTTTCTTTGCTTTGTAGAGACAACTGTGTTGTCTTCTTTACTTTGCTCTCAACGCATTGAATCTGTCGAGCATTACAGAGATAAATTATTACGAACTCATAAAGGAAAGaatcattatattaaattataatttcttgaaaaaatatctatactttttatgtaaagtTGTACATTAATGTAAGATATCTGAATTTTTATTAGATGTTACTAATAAACATTTAATTGGTGTTACAAATGCATagaacaagaaataaattcttatgattatacaaaattataattttgattACTTCTGGgatttatattttttgtttacatatttaataattttcaagCGATTAAATAAATCTTTAACCAAATAAAAATGTCCGATCACGTTTTCCCATGATCGGTGACTAACAAATAGCGGGAACGTACATTCTGATGTCACAATTAATTTATCGAATATGAAGATTAAGTATATTCACGCATTACTTACGCTGATACAAACAAGGAGGATTACAGCTAAGGCGAGCGTAACTCTCATCTTGCACTTCCGATGTGTTAATCACTTCCTGCGAATATCGGTGAATGCCTTAACGATCGTTGATGTgttttctttgtattttatgTTTCGTTTCCCGCCGATTCGTTTGTAAGTATCGATGGGATCGTTTCAACTGACCACGCAGAGTGAGCAACGAGAACTGGACTGAACAACGTTTCCGCGGGAGAAACTCGTTCGGTTCCTATTCTCGTTAAACCTTGATGCTAATAGAGCACAGGTCGTAACATACAATCGAACAGGTGAACGATGGGGACAAAGTAAAATAAGTGGCATGATCGCAGAAGTTATTCTACGGTAACGGTACACGACGAAAAAAGGCATCCAGGCCATCTCTTCAGGTTACGTGATACGTGCTCGGCCACTGGCCCACTGTGTGTATAGTCACGGCTACGGCTGTTAGAGGATCTATTCGAATTGAGCGCGTGAAAGaaaagatatacatatgtaagtaTTTATGAATATGTACAGTAGgaacaaaaagtatttgcacttTCATAGAAACTAATAACTAGGATAGTgaaatcactaaatggcaggcAGCAAGGTGCGTGAATGATCTTTTTATCAGGTTCTAAAGTACATGATACGACATTTAATATATTTCGGTCTAATTAATAGAATAGTAAGTACTGTAATAAATATAGTGATGTGCAAATACTTCTTGGAGCTATTGTATGAGCATTCTCTTAGTCTGTCAAAGTATGCATTTTACATATTGTTCTAAAGGTTGGTATATATGTAGTTGTTAGGAAACGATAGTcgttttataaatttcaaatttcattgatatttgACATTAATATAGGGAAGAAAATATCTGTAATAATTTTCTTAGTAACTCTTGTTATATTACTATCTAAAAAATGAATTGTTATATTGAATGTAATATAACTAATAAGAATAAGGACATTGATACAAAGAATACCAAAAACGTCTTATATTAATGAAAAACGTTTTTTGGTTGAAATGAACACAGACTCATCATTTACACATTGGAAGACTTATAATCTAAATTATGTATTTAATGCTTCGTCTGATGCCAAGAATTGAACTGAACGTGAGGATATTACATATTaaaaacgattcaagaatttGACCTGAAGTATGGGTACTATTGCTGACACAAATTGTTGCTTTTCTATTACTGTTGTCTAACGTAAAAAgcgttttaatttttaataatgaactattaaatattccatacatatttatgtaagtaagtatttatgtacatacatatatatacatattaatatatatttatgtatagaaAACACAAGAGGAAAGCATGATAAGTACATGTTTATGATTAAACAGGAGGTATCTAGATCTTAACgaaataaattgataaattGGTGAAATTTTACGGAAATCAAAGATATAAAGATATTACTAAGCAAgcaatattttataatcttcGATATTGTAACATTATGATGAGCAATAtcttgaaaattttgaaaaggATGAAAAAATACATGCTTACTTCTGAAACCAAATATAAAGACAATTTTGTTAATATAGAATTAATCGATAACGTAATGAGTTGTAAAACTGTTTCCCTATAAAAAAGAGATAAGAGATGATTTATTATGCTTTTCCTTGTAATATTCATATGATCAGTATAGATTTATAATATATCATAAAAAATTATGTATGAAAAAATGATGTATGAACTAAAATGTAAATATACGTGACAGaccataaaattatttataactttttattttcattcgatCGATATCTGTAAGCGTGATCAATTTTATGGTTCACTGTCGTCACTATACCATTATTGATTGTGCTTAGAATGGTGGTTTCATTACCATTCAATCGTTTGCGATCGTTAAATTGTTCTTCAATCATTTGTCGTCATAATGAGTCTTACCTGTCTACCATGTAGGTTTGTCGGACAAAGAATGGAGTTAATGAATGTTAACAGATTATTttttgaaaatgtttactacGGGTTTATacatcaaatatcgataaatttaTCGTCCAAATGTTCATCattttaaaatttgtaaaataatggACATATAGATATACTGCatatgtatacgttatataagagagtttattagcactaGTAACTTGTAACTTGTGACTTATAAAATATCTccatacaataataataattcaatgGTGAAAGATGAACCAGCAGCgtgaatataaaaaatataaaactttcCTACTTTCACTTTTATCTATCCAGTACTTCTTCCATCTCAAGTTAATGCATCCTCTGGAATCATCAAGCATGTATTATAAGACAGAAATAGATGATCACCAACATAGTGGAGAATCGATTGGTTCGAAACGATTGAATGGAAATGAAAGTCGTTCAGAAGTAGCGGCTGTGACAATGGCCGAGGTACGATCACCTCGACGACGATGCTAATGACAAGGTTCGATTTGCGGTGAAAGACGAAGGACAGCCAGCAGGAGGATTCAGCTGGGGTTTCCTTTGGAATCGGCGATTGGGCGAACACGGGGAGCTTGTAATGAAAGGCAGGATGCGCTCGGGACCGGACGTGATGTTCTTCGCATACAGAAACAGTTCCAGAAACGAAGGAAACACCGTCGCATGGACTATGATGATTGGTACCCCTCCATCAAGATAACCGTGTCCTAAGTATGGCATGGTAAGAAGACGACACCGGATAGGTTTTTATGTCTTCTCAACTGTTTGTACATTTATTTATGACGCGATACTAATTTCGTTCTGATCAAGCCGAAGATTGCTGGTCTTTTAAGATCTTGCTAGGGTTTTATGTTTTATCGTCAGGGCACGTTGTTAAATGTATTTGCATGGAAACATAACGTAAGGACGTATCTTTCTGTTTGGAATTTTAAGTTTCTTTTATTTGGAACTTTCTGAAATCGAATTTTGACGAGTTTcgtttaattttgaatttaaataaGGGCGTGATCAAGATCTTCTTGCACGATCAAACTGATATTAGTAGCTTTAcgagtattacaaattacaagtcatctGATTATcctatttaatgaaaaattataaaatcataaggAGGAAGTTTAGAACTTATTGCTTCCAACTTGTTAATTTTGTTCTAAATCTTAATAATGTTAATGTTTTAAATCTTATTAATAGTAAATTAAGATATAATTAATCAGGGCAGGGACTACAAAGtgaataataaattatgtaAGAAAAGTAAATAGTAAATCGGTGATTGAAATGCTGCGTGCATTCAACCGTAAGGAAGATTTTTGCTGGGAAAAGCGATTGAATAAAATGAAACGATCAATACCTATCAATGAGACTTTCTGTTGCAACCTATACAGGTGAACATAGAATGAAGTAAACGCGCGTTAAGAGTTCATAGACCCAGTCAGCCTATTATTTCAGTTTATGCATTTGAATTTGCGCGTGTCAATTGGACGACATGTAAATACTATGTGTTTTACATTTCTTGATGCTGTTTTACACATTCTCTTCAAAATTTTGTATCTCTTTTGTATGAATAATACGATTCTTTTTTACGAACACTGCAATTTTAATCGACTTTTAATCGAATAATACGATCTTCATTATAAAGTAAAGATTGTGAATGATTGTATGAATTAAATGATAGAAGATTACAGTACAAGTTATATGAATGATATTTAATCGAGTAATACGATTATTATAGTAAACGGATATTTATGTAGAATTAAGATAATTCACGCAAGTTACGAATGTACATCCGCATATTTAGGCATTATGTTTTATACGAACATAATGAATTTCTTATGCTAATAAACGCAGAAAActattttacataaaaaatcAATGACTTAACTTACACCATTCTGATTTTCAACCAATCATACGTACGTATggaaagaaatgaaaagaaatatatttccTTATCTTCACAGACTCTTATGATTCTTCTTGCATCCCATTCAGACTCCGGAAGTAGCGGCCACGTCACCGTGTTTCCCAGAAATACAAAATTCATATTACGTCAATTTAAAAATCGATTATTATTGACAGAAGATCGTTTTCCCGTGACGTGCGTGCGTTAATGGGATACGTGTCGCCAAGCGTAAAACAATAGCACGGGTTTCTGTCCTTCTCTGATTCAACGCTAGGAATCGGTTCCTCGCTATCCTTCGAGAGAGAGGACCCCGTCTCTGTTAGTGCGTGCTTTACCCTCACCGATGACACTTTGTTCGGACTCCGCGACAAGTTTCACTTGTTGCCACGAATTTCCATTTTGTCACTCCGCACAGTGACATGCGTTTATCAAACTTCTTTTAACTTTGTAAAATCTCATTCTTACACATATCTTCCTCCTttttactctttttttttcattttgtattttccCGTTACAAATGGAGAAGTGGATCGTTCTTCGTGTAATAGGAATTTCAGTATTGATTTCTTCACTTGGTTGGACTGTCATTGTTCATTTGTGAATTGTATGATAAATTGTGAATTTATTAATacgctattattattaatttttgttcTGTGATTATCGTCTCCCGTGATTTATATTCTGTGAAAGACAGAATTGGTACAGGATTGTTTGAAGAAATGAATGCGGAGGAAGTAAAGGTTGGATGCTTTCAAGTAGTCATCGTGCTGTTGCTTGGCATCAATTATGTCATCGTTGCAATGAGCCACGCGCTCCCGGTGTTTCATAATTATACGCCTAAATTTTATTGTCAGGTAAGTTTCTTTTGTCTCAGTTATCTAggtatttcttttttcattcatTATATCTTGTATACGTTTCATAGCTAATTAATTTGATTAATTATGTGGCAAGTACATATGTATTAAAATAGTGAGTGCAACGAattcttatttacaaattttgttATAATTCATTCTTTCTAACACTCTTTTGACCTAAATCCATCTGAAGCGATTCATTTATTTACAATCAcagaaatatttgatatttactgTTATTTACGTATGTGTTTTGCTTTAGCTTACGaagttttgaataatttttctgTATAACTACTCTCTATCATTCTCTCACgtatataaattatttgaaataaaacagtAAGATATTAAGTGTTCAACTCGTGAATGAGGTACATGCATCTTGAGAAATCTCATGAATTATTAATTCGAATAATTCGCTAACTTTTGTCTTTTGCAAAGTTTGAGACCCCTTTTGAATTTCAAATTATTCATTAACTTACTCAAAAATGCaaaattaattcataaatttacataaatttcatattattaaTAAAGAGTGATATGGAATTACATGAGAATCATTAATTACTCTTACTATTAGTTTTGTTATTGTTGTTTATGTAAGAAACTAATTtatgtaaatagaaatttggCTATTTTTTACTGTTCTGCGTATGAAATTATACGTATTTATGTAATTAATCATTATTTTTGCACTGTTAtgtaaaagaaattattaaacagaagttcctctaatttttatttctcaATGTTTTAATGTCCAACACAGTGTCGAACAGATATTGAATTATTTAGTTAGCATGAGCTACTTAgttaaaattttacaaaatgatTCATTTGCATATTACAGCCAAAGAATGGAACGAAACGAATATATGGTTGCCAAGAGCTTGGCAACGTGACTGTTGCAGTTAACGAGACTTCCGGTCTTAAAGAATCTTCGAGCACAGACTTGTGCTTCAGCAACTATCAATTTGCAACTGAATTCGGAGAAAATAGCGTAGTAACAGAATGGAGTTTAGTTTGTGAGAAACGGTATTTGACGTTTCTTGGACCGACAGTTTATTACATCGGGGTTTTAATGGGCGCTTGTATCGCTGGACTTTTAGCAGATCGAATAGGAAGACTTCCGGTTCAAGCGATTTGCCTTTATACTCAGGGCACGATGGCTGTTGCACTATATGTTGTGCAGGTATAGACATTTTTCAATTTAAGGAAAATAATTCGAAATTATGAAGAAGACGAACAAATAAATTTTAACTTAATTCTTAACTTATGTCAAAAATGAACTAAAGTGGAGATTTTATCAAAATTCCTTTCTTAGATattctattaaattttataatttattgaaaatgatAATAGATGATAAAAATTAACCGTAttcaaataaaaaaggaaactgATACGTTATTTCGCTCttaatttacattaaaaatgtatttgaaTGTATATAAGTGGAATAATGAATCAAATAAATGTACTGTGTTAATTAAATCTTTTGTTCGATATGGAAAGTAAAAcgagaaagaaacaaagaaacagTCGTTGAATATCAACTTGACGAGAATAATTTCCTTTTTCTTGCTGAATAAAGTGTCCATTTCAGAATTATCCCACGTTTCTGGCTCTTCGAGGACTACAAGGAGTTTTCGTTCAGGGTCTGCAAAATTCGACGTACATCCTTTCCTTGGAACTGTTTCCTGTGAAAGCACGGACTTTCGTTGCATTAGTTATGCAAATTGCCTGGGCTATTGGTTTGATGCTCTTAGCCGCACTTAGTTACGTTATACCCGATTGGAGAATTTTACAATTAGCTGTCTCAGTTCCCACTGCTATAACCGTGCTCTACATTTggtatattattattgtttttgATAGAATGAAAAATAAGATTTTAGTATCGAAACACATGCTTTGGGAAACTATAATAGATGTTGCTTTCAGGATAATACCAGAATCACCAAGGTGGCTACTAGCAAAGGGTAAAATCACGGAAGCAGATATGGCAGTGGAACGCATCACGAAATACAATGTCTGTTGCACTAGATTGCGAAGGGAAAATGTTAAAACAGAGGCAAACATTTCCGAGAACGCGATGCCGGTTAAACCGGAACGAAAGTCACGTGTTTCATGCGCAGACCTAAAGAAATCGAGAACCGATAGCGAAATGAAAGAAGAAGCTGCGAATTTACTAAATAGCAACACGGATGCGGCTCAACAGAAAGTTCAAAGTAAAAGACAAAAATTTGATCTATTGTTTTCTTAGAATGTTATGTTATACAAGGTATAATGTATGATAgtacaatgtaatatattaggttgtaaCATATTCTGTTCATTTTCtccatttatataataaatataagaaaaggGTGAATTTATGTTACCACTCAGTAATATAGTATGGTATTAATATAAGTCTCCCTTTATAATTTCaagtataataaaaaatgtatattggAAATATTCGTTAGATTAATTTTGATGAAGGAAACATGAATCGTTATTATCAAAAATGTACATTATATTAATACTTATATACACTTTTCAGAAACGAGTTTGAGAGAAATATCTGAATACTTGGAAAGTAAGCTCCCTAAAACGGAATCGGAACCGGATTCTGCACAATGTGAGAACGGAGAAAC of the Bombus affinis isolate iyBomAffi1 chromosome 6, iyBomAffi1.2, whole genome shotgun sequence genome contains:
- the LOC126917739 gene encoding SET and MYND domain-containing protein 4-like isoform X3 gives rise to the protein MEWLKVLEILTHQLKPVLKKKVKREDELMSILWNDQNMKKLVYLWLEDHYDRKECKSVSKAQIFKKMGNKEFQEKNYIKSIELYTKCALYAPVNSCELAVAIANRSASLFYLNRYHKDCIKDIELATKLNYPKQLQYKLYLRTAQCYLKLGKQQLAKETLSKIQTMIHDSDYIAPSMKDSIEKKINNITVAESFQQNIVQNSVQDTDDLLKLKSHIMFEENTNFPNASVAIDRIYSQESGRHVIANKSIKKGDILFLEKPVSFVLLSHDTYNLCPHCNCSNTDIPVPCTTCLNTFYCNEYCLTKAWSLYHCWECPGNQMELWKEIGIGHLALKVLLTCSTMTDETKFNEIQNLVTNFDKLSMGDLTVYGITAVMLTIYLLKYTNFFQSSNLEDCLNKKFPNNSLNTSFNILTTNNKQLYVSSLLLRYILQLIANGHAITKSNTLLSNDSSMKQQDIVATGIYPSASMMNHSCDPNIINIFVGQYLIVRASRDIDQSEEIFNCYGPHYRHMTTEDRQKILKSQYCFTCKCKACTLPKLQYFIERFNAVKCLKCNGPVCNIKDSIYCLDCGDKPQIYSPNKIIQAKEIFDAAQVSVDLGETKEALNKIKKCLHIRRTVLYKYNEDIANTLILMGEIYTTMERY
- the LOC126917740 gene encoding solute carrier family 22 member 8-like — encoded protein: MNAEEVKVGCFQVVIVLLLGINYVIVAMSHALPVFHNYTPKFYCQPKNGTKRIYGCQELGNVTVAVNETSGLKESSSTDLCFSNYQFATEFGENSVVTEWSLVCEKRYLTFLGPTVYYIGVLMGACIAGLLADRIGRLPVQAICLYTQGTMAVALYVVQNYPTFLALRGLQGVFVQGLQNSTYILSLELFPVKARTFVALVMQIAWAIGLMLLAALSYVIPDWRILQLAVSVPTAITVLYIWIIPESPRWLLAKGKITEADMAVERITKYNVCCTRLRRENVKTEANISENAMPVKPERKSRVSCADLKKSRTDSEMKEEAANLLNSNTDAAQQKVQKTSLREISEYLESKLPKTESEPDSAQCENGETNKRNAPSKSKSHRKSKSISQPAGNQRLSMKNTYDIVELRTPVNKEMSNKDDEKKFSKIKEKSSNAQTKEELLELFKSTLLKKYGIVIIYQWFTSSIACYAFMTFEPNLWAINRHVSFALGGALEIASYVFLYFILSRYGRRLPISAYQSITGAICIFFAAIIIFSNSTITSNLMKTIMSLLGRVAVMSTVSITYLYTIEIFPTVVRGTCLGLCTVFAKIGSLCTPHILSGEHFPITIPLIIIGMLCLGSGAVALILPETLSQVLPDAIEDSELLTVKRREKKNNENLNNEDASTTEDASEREILRAKLFSEDWVDAGNGILVNFSENKNSE
- the LOC126917763 gene encoding uncharacterized protein LOC126917763, which produces MRVTLALAVILLVCISIQCVESKVKKTTQLSLQSKETNVVNFMRLLVMRLVFGVASAMGLGENLSGVLGGIFVPPGADDYSDYADDDFISDLF